GGGCCTGACCATCGAGACCTATGAGGCCATTGCGTCACGGGCCGAGCATGACCGGGCCCTGCGGGCACGGATCGAGGCGATCATGACGGGCGCCCGCCCGCCCGCCGATCCCGGCCTGGGGGTCCGGGCGCCCCAGCGCGCGCCGGTCACGCCGGTCTCGCGCGAGCCGGACGAGACCGAAGACGAGGCCGCGCTCGCGGCGGCAAGAGGCGAGATCGAGAGCCTGCATCGGCGGCTCGATACCGAGCGTTCGCGCGCCCGGGTGGCCCAGGAGCGTGCCGCGGAGGACGCGGCGGCACTGCGCCTGTCGCTCGAAGGGGCCATCGAGCGCCTCACACGGCAAATCGAGGCGCAGGTGACGGACCGGGCGCCGGACGAACAGGTTCGCGCCGAGGTCGAGGCGTTGCGGATGGCGGCGATGCGCGGTGAGCTTGCCCGCGCTGCGCTGATGCGCGAGATCCGGGTTCTGGTGCGGCAGTTCGCGTCGGCAGGGGCGGCGATGGCGGCGCTGGAGATGGATATGTCGGCGGAGCCGGCACCCGATATCGTGCCGCTCGTCCGGCTGGAGGCCCGTCCGGTGTTGCTGGCGGGGAGCGTGCCGACATTGGCGCGCGACCTGACGGCGGTGCAGTCGCGCGACGGGTTGCGGGCGCGGCTGGAGGCGGAGCAGACCCGCAATCTGACCCTGCGTGCGCGCCATGCGGCAGAGCGCGTCGCGTTGCGCCGCGAGATAGAGCGGATCGGCCGTGACCTGGCGGCCGCGACGATGGCGCTCGAGGAGATATCGCGAGCGGGATTGCAACCCGCGTCCACGGAAAATGCCAGCCCGTTGGTTGCGGTTGCCGACCCAGGCCCGGCCCGCGTTGCCGGGGCGTCCACGATCGCGGCCGCGGATCAAACCTCCGACCCCATGCATGATCGGGAAATCTATCCGGAAACGATGCAGCTGAACGTGCCCCAGGACCAGATCGATGCCGGGCCGGTCGAACTCGCACAGCCCGAACGCGTACGGGCCGAACTTCCGCGACCCGAACTCCCGCGACCCGAGCTCGATGTCCCGCAAACGGTGGCGCCGGCGCTGGAGGCGCCGATGGTGCCGGCCGCGCCGGTGATCGGGAACGGCGCGTTGCAGGCGGGAATCAGGGCCTATGAAACCAGAAACTATACCCGCGCCTACGAAGTCTGGCAGCCGCTCGCCGAGGCGGGCGAGGCGAGCGCCCAGTTCCACCTGGGCGCCCTCTATTTCGAGGGGCGCGGCGTTCCCCGGGACCTGACGCAGGCGCGGCGCTGGCTGCAACGGGCGCTGGATCAGGGGCAGGAACGGGCGCGGTTTCTGCTCGGCCGGGTCGAGACCCAGCTGGCCCGGGCCGGATAGACGAAAGGCGCGCGGGGGATTGTAGTTCATCTCTCTGCCGCAATTGTCTCTATACTCCCCGACATGCGGTGGGCATGGGCGAAAATCCTGACATTGATTGGCGCGGCGATCGCGACGCTGGGCGCGGCGTCCGCGGCGCAGGGCCCCGCGTTCGTGCAGGTCTATCTGCAGCGCCTCGGGGGCCATATCGACGAGGCCCGGCGCACGCTGGGCGAACTGTCCGATGGCGACGCGGCGCGGATCGTCGGTGACGGCCCGTCCCACGACCGGCTTGTTGGCGCTTTCGCCGAACGCCTCGGCGATCTCGAGGCATCCCGCAGCCTGATCGAGAGCGCCTCGCCATTGTGGCGCCCTGTTGCTCTGGCACTGCACGGCGACCGGGACATCGCGTCTGCGGCGGCCGAATCCTTTACCCCCGCATTACCGCTGGATGTGACGAGCCTGCTCTATGCCGTCGCCGGCCTGGTTGTCGGTCTGCTGGTTTGGGAAATTTGTCAGTGGCCTGTGAAGGCGAAGCTGCGCCGGCGCAAGGCGCGCCAGCAACGGCTCGAAAATTCGCGTGGCAGCTAGCGTGGTCGCACGAAGATGGCGCCGGCGTGAACCAGAACGAAGCCGAGGAATGCCGCGATCCAAAAGGCCGCCGAGACCATCAGATGCACCGTGTAGGTCTCATCGTGGAACGGTGCGCCGACGCGTATGAGGGCTGCAAGCGTGATTGCGATGAAGACCAGCGTGGCGATCGTCCCCGCCGTCAGTGAGCGCCCGGAATGGCCGCGGATCGCCCGGCTCATCACAGCCAGTGTCATGGTGGCGATCGCGCCGACGGTGAGGGCGTGAATGCCCGCGCTTGGCGGGACATGTGCGGGCCAGAAGATGCTCGCCGCGATGAGCGCAAGGGCGAGCGCGACCCAGCCATAGCCGATATGCAGCACCGCGAGGAGCGGCTCACGCCAGGTCGAAAGGCCCCGCCAGCGCGCGAGCCGGACGGCATGCAGGGCCGCGGCGATAGCGAGAAGGCCGCCCGTCACGGGTGATTCCGGCGCAAGAACCCACACCAGCAGGGAGATGACGCCCATGCCCAGCGCGGCCTTGTCGAAGGCGCCGAACGGTGCGGGCAACCGCTTGTCCGCCGCCTTGGCCAGCCAGTTGCGGGTGAAGCTGGGCACGACACGGCCACCGATCAGCGTGATCAGGGCCGCGAACAACGCCAGCGCCAGCCGGGTGCCGATTGGTTCGGGGTCAATTCCGGCGATCGTCTGGCCGGCATAGCCCGCATGGCTCAGCGCGTTGGCCAGGGC
This region of Alphaproteobacteria bacterium genomic DNA includes:
- a CDS encoding DUF4168 domain-containing protein, with the translated sequence MTDRVTGWLAAIAGAGAVLAAMMAMSTSVAVAQQTATDNPQQARMAPPDMLSTAAPGAAAGAYDARTLDAFARATRIVGALRNEYTPKIAAANIAGRPDRAEALFDEMRARMHDAIDATGLTIETYEAIASRAEHDRALRARIEAIMTGARPPADPGLGVRAPQRAPVTPVSREPDETEDEAALAAARGEIESLHRRLDTERSRARVAQERAAEDAAALRLSLEGAIERLTRQIEAQVTDRAPDEQVRAEVEALRMAAMRGELARAALMREIRVLVRQFASAGAAMAALEMDMSAEPAPDIVPLVRLEARPVLLAGSVPTLARDLTAVQSRDGLRARLEAEQTRNLTLRARHAAERVALRREIERIGRDLAAATMALEEISRAGLQPASTENASPLVAVADPGPARVAGASTIAAADQTSDPMHDREIYPETMQLNVPQDQIDAGPVELAQPERVRAELPRPELPRPELDVPQTVAPALEAPMVPAAPVIGNGALQAGIRAYETRNYTRAYEVWQPLAEAGEASAQFHLGALYFEGRGVPRDLTQARRWLQRALDQGQERARFLLGRVETQLARAG
- a CDS encoding DUF2937 family protein, translated to MRWAWAKILTLIGAAIATLGAASAAQGPAFVQVYLQRLGGHIDEARRTLGELSDGDAARIVGDGPSHDRLVGAFAERLGDLEASRSLIESASPLWRPVALALHGDRDIASAAAESFTPALPLDVTSLLYAVAGLVVGLLVWEICQWPVKAKLRRRKARQQRLENSRGS
- a CDS encoding NnrS family protein, yielding MSESDHEPVPRYRTWQGWPVLSQGFRPFFLLAGLWAVAALLIWMHAFLGILESPGALAPLNWHTHEMLFGYGAAVVAGFMLTAIPNWTGRLPLQGWPLAGLAGLWVAGRLAIWFSDALGPTATAVIDLAFLLMFLAVVLREITAGKNWRNLPLVAAIGVLALANALSHAGYAGQTIAGIDPEPIGTRLALALFAALITLIGGRVVPSFTRNWLAKAADKRLPAPFGAFDKAALGMGVISLLVWVLAPESPVTGGLLAIAAALHAVRLARWRGLSTWREPLLAVLHIGYGWVALALALIAASIFWPAHVPPSAGIHALTVGAIATMTLAVMSRAIRGHSGRSLTAGTIATLVFIAITLAALIRVGAPFHDETYTVHLMVSAAFWIAAFLGFVLVHAGAIFVRPR